GTTTGTGTCTCCACAGCGTCATCACACAATAAAAGACGTCGCACCTTGCTGCCCATCACCCCCATGCCCCACTTCTCTGACATGGACACACCGGAGCTGAAGAACAAACTCAACAGGTCAGTCAGTTCAGCTCATCCCTGCGCTGACGTTAAAGACAGGGTGAAGAGAGGCCACTGGGTTTTGTCTGAATAAAGACAATTAACTGAGGAGCCTATCCGATTACCCCCCAGCGGTGTTACTGTCAACTTAGTCCATCTGTTTGTTTGCCTGTCCTCTCTTACTTTCTCCTCTGTGCAGGTTTGGTGTTCGGCCTTTACCGAAGCGCCAGATGATCCTCAAACTGAAGGAGATCCACCAGTACACCCACCAGCTGGTCAGCTCGGACTCTGAGGGTGAGGCGCCCTCGGTGGGCCACGCAGCTCAAACGAAGCGACCACCCACCGGTTCAGAGGTTCCTGGCAACAGGCCGGCTTCCTGCGCCCAGAGAGTGAAGTTTAAAGAGCCCAGAGCGCCCTCTGCCGTCTCCCCTCTGAAAGccaacagagaggaggaggcagagctgctgtctgccTCACAGGGCTCCAACACCTCCTCCACCGCTGCCAGTGAGGAGTCTGAAAGgtacagtgtgtgttcagtcGTGGGTATATATCTTCAGAGGGCGCAATCAATATTTTGTACACTCAAGCTCAAAATGACGCCATCACTACAAACCCTGTCGAACAGCTGCACACGGTGCGTTCAGCTACCATGGTGGTCTACTTTAAAATACAG
This is a stretch of genomic DNA from Plectropomus leopardus isolate mb unplaced genomic scaffold, YSFRI_Pleo_2.0 unplaced_scaffold11436, whole genome shotgun sequence. It encodes these proteins:
- the LOC121963489 gene encoding structure-specific endonuclease subunit SLX4-like, producing MPHFSDMDTPELKNKLNRFGVRPLPKRQMILKLKEIHQYTHQLVSSDSEGEAPSVGHAAQTKRPPTGSEVPGNRPASCAQRVKFKEPRAPSAVSPLKANREEEAELLSASQGSNTSSTAASEESERSNPELCPSSDSDSDCGISASQSANRLQDRLRAVRSFILSDSGLYSQILQYQPLVLSQLQERLKAAGIRLGAAKLADYLDSQCITFTTAKPGHSAPSRRRGKKTGKGAKAAGGSAAGSKRAVTAAI